One window of Trichoderma breve strain T069 chromosome 3, whole genome shotgun sequence genomic DNA carries:
- a CDS encoding glycosyl hydrolases family 11 domain-containing protein produces MIGSSSLLIALTSIAGSLAIPTGLGPSESNVDITERGAHDFVLGSHNDVRRRASINYDQNYQTGGTVNYSPSGSGFSVNWNTQDDFVVGVGWSTGSSSPINFSGSFGVNSGTGMLSVYGWSTNPLVEYYIMEDNHAYPAQGTVKGTVTSDGATYTIYENTRVNEPSIQGTATFNQYISNHFNAWASHGMNLGAMNYQVVAVEGWGGSGSASLSVSN; encoded by the exons ATGATTGGCTCCAGCAGTCTCTTAATTGCCCTCACCAGCATTGCTGGTTCCTTGGCCATACCTACTGGTCTCGGTCCCTCTGAAAGCAATGTAGACATTACTGAGCGCGGTGCTCATGATTTTGTTCTTGGATCACACAATGACGTTCGCCGTCGTGCCAGCATCAACTACGATCAAAATTACCAGACCGGCGGAACAGTCAACTATTCTCCCTCTGGGAGTGGGTTCTCTGTCAACTGGAACACTCAAGATGACTTTGTTGTCGGAGTTGGCTGGAGTACTGGATCTTCTTC GCCTATCAACTTCAGTGGTTCCTTCGGTGTCAACAGCGGAACTGGTATGCTTTCCGTCTATGGCTGGAGCACCAACCCGCTGGTTGAGTATTATATTATGGAGGATAACCACGCCTATCCTGCTCAGGGCACCGTGAAGGGAACTGTCACTAGCGATGGAGCAACTTACACCATCTATGAGAATACTCGGGTTAATGAGCCTTCCATTCAGGGCACAGCGACCTTTAACCAGTACATCTCA AACCATTTCAACGCCTGGGCTTCTCATGGAATGAATCTCGGAGCTATGAACTACCAAGTCGTTGCCGTTGAAGGCTGGGGTGGCAGTGGCTCTGCTTCACTGAGCGTCAGCAACTAA